In one Silene latifolia isolate original U9 population chromosome 10, ASM4854445v1, whole genome shotgun sequence genomic region, the following are encoded:
- the LOC141604718 gene encoding protein PHOTOPERIOD-INDEPENDENT EARLY FLOWERING 1, translated as MASKGPRSKLDHETRARRQKALESPREPRRPKAHWDHVLEEMLWLSKDFEAERKWKLAQAKKVALRASRGMLDQATRGERRIKEEEQRMRKVALNISKDVKKFWTKIEKLVLYKHQLELDDKKKKALDKQLEYLLGQTERYSNMLAENLVGASTSCAPGRPSLTFNNQQRDSDGNTVDKSMMLLGDSKSDTEIKATEMEVDANSVILSQNVLDTSKSCPSELSMQEDTSLSQEKTDEIKAVESLKLLAASTEVKLDSDIKTDNVEGDEDYNVLSVDESDDDERTIEQDEALITEEERQEELAALKNEVDLPLEELLKRYSTSEVNGESCPDRHGVDTDGLHEVVPDSHKSEDNYDSLHVLKTNGVVSTGMGKSNGVLKVVNHFSEIEACPHKNESNCMNGSGFVNMDYDSSDEQGDDEFDIATVEEKDDETTLAEEEELAKADSSEPADEISLLQKESEVPLEELLARYNMDFANHDSTNDESDSLSDNSDVESSPVVKKLERGVRDNVLVEGDIFLEAKPASTSSPEAVNSSQLIEPEEESQRDARIADAAAAARSAQPTGNTFSTTNVRTKYPFLMKHSLREYQHIGLDWLVTMYEKRLNGILADEMGLGKTIMTIALLAHLACEKGIWGPHLIVVPTSVMLNWETEFLKWCPAFKILTYFGGAKERKYKRQGWMKPNSFHVCITTYRLVIQDSKCFKRKKWKYLILDEAHLIKNWKSQRWQTLLNFNSKRRILLTGTPLQNDLMELWSLMHFLMPHIFQSHQEFKDWFCNPISGMVDGQEKVNKEVVDRLHNVLRPFLLRRLKRDVETQLPMKKEHVIYCRLSKRQRNLYEDFIASAETQATLANSNFIGMLSVIMQLRKVCNHPDLFEGRPIVSSFDMVGLEMQMSANVCSLLSSHPFSSPDLSGLGFVFTHLDFTMTSWESDAVQSIATPSRLIESRASSNMLDLVRPSFKYGKKCPGSNIFEEIRNAIFEERLNEVKQRASAIAWWNSLRCRKKPVYSTTLRKLLTIKHPVQLHKENSVSYDFSSKLADIVLSPVERFQKMIDQVEAFMFAIPAARAPPPACWCSKSETSILIDPVYKEQCSKIILPLLTPIRPAIVRRQLFFPDRRLIQFDCGKLQQLAVLLRRLKSEGHRALVFTQMTKMLDILEAFINLYGYTYVRLDGSTQPEERQTLMQRFNTNPKIFLFILSTRSGGVGINLVGADTVIFYDSDWNPAMDQQAQDRCHRIGQTREVHIYRLVSESTIEENILKKANQKRALDDLVIQSGGYNTEFFKKLDPMELFSGHKIAPVRDVGKGKEGDGGEVLVSNADIEAALRNAEDEADYMALKKVEEEEAVENQEFTEEAIGKLEDEDFANEDATKIDESVDQGALIVASNSAMDSRTNDLEGEKALTLACNEDDVDMIADVKQMAEAAAAAGQEVLSFENQLRPIDRYAIRFLELWDPIIDKNAVEHQAQFEEREWELEKIERLKEDMEAEIDDEDEPLVYEKWDAEFATQAYHQQVEALAQHQLMEEMEIKAKEMENENVDDDYLMKNQASSSSKRKNKKKKTKKAKFKSLKKGSLASATKVFHEEDDVEYVSSDNEDNFHETTPRSEISPTGIILLRKRKKDEMAPAAVEEKITKIKFKKPKKTALVTKLGPTESNVLSISHEELKDARPVEDGGEDLEPKLTGRAKMGVKILIPASPMKRIYTIKPEKLKKKGNMWSSDGFPSPDSWLPQEDAVLCALVHEYGPNWSLVSDVIYGMTAGGLYRGRFRHPVLCCERFRELVQKYVHAVADTPNSEKPSTTAPTKGPLRVTEDNIRVLLDAAMEQPDRELLLQRHFTALLTSVWRMTSSLNQQRNRSITPNHLSPSIRLFGTSVNPNAQTPAIGGSKKSFNRSHVKLITTALHDAENLGPDGPVSNLMEEDPPTIEKLDVVVEFGKEESEMGDLTVGFPSMVSLSISNLEALSPLKIASKENQLRFSQQLAESRLRDSSTACLHGVLGWASSVFPIIEHRSRSSFKSPSSGKHKLGVGESSRSSKSKVRKLMGEQPDTNLALSDLSLQLLPSLSEKNPTSTSGSYITQPLDGSFENLLNDIPIGLDDTDNPEMVPHCYNPDFLSGLDDCSLLESMDIG; from the exons ATGGCCTCTAAAGGCCCGAGGTCGAAGCTCGATCACGAGACGAGAGCGAGGCGTCAGAAG GCGCTTGAATCTCCTAGAGAACCTCGCCGTCCTAAAGCACATTGGGATCATGTTTTGGAAGAGATGCTCTGGTTATCAAAG GACTTTGAGGCTGAGAGGAAATGGAAGTTAGCACAGGCAAAGAAGGTTGCTTTACGAGCAAGCAGAGGCATGCTTGATCAGGCAACAAGGGGAGAAAGGAGAATTAAG GAAGAAGAGCAGCGCATGAGAAAAGTTGCTTTGAATATATCGAAGGATGTGAAGAAGTTCTGGACTAAAATTGAGAAGCTG GTTCTTTATAAGCATCAGCTGGAGCTAGATGACAAAAAGAAGAAAGCACTCGACAAACAATTGGAGTATCTCCTGGGTCAAACTGAAAG GTATTCAAATATGCTAGCAGAAAATCTCGTTGGTGCATCAACCTCGTGTGCTCCAGGACGGCCATCTTTAACTTTTAACAATCAGCAGAGAGACAGTGATGGAAATACGGTGGATAAATCTATGATGTTACTTGGTG ACTCGAAGTCAGATACTGAGATCAAAGCCACTGAAATGGAGGTTGATGCAAATTCAGTCATCCTATCCCAGAATGTTTTGGACACATCAAAGTCCTGCCCATCAGAGCTATCTATGCAAGAAGACACGTCTCTCAGTCAGGAGAAGACTGATGAAATAAAAGCCGTGGAGTCCTTGAAACTACTTGCTG CTTCTACAGAGGTGAAATTGGACTCAGATATTAAAACAGATAACGTGGAGGGTGATGAAGATTATAATGTTTTGTCTGTGGATGAGTCG GACGATGACGAGCGTACCATTGAGCAAGATGAGGCTTTGATAACTGAAGAAGAAAGGCAGGAGGAATTGGCTGCTTTAAAGAATGAAGTAGATTTGCCTCTAGAGGAGCTACTCAAACGCTATTCCACGAGTGAAG TCAATGGAGAAAGTTGTCCAGACAGACATGGTGTTGACACAGATGGCCTCCATGAGGTAGTTCCTGATAGTCATAAGAGTG AAGATAACTACGACTCTCTCCATGTGTTAAAAACAAATGGTGTTGTCTCGACAGGAATG GGAAAAAGCAATGGTGTCTTAAAGGTCGTCAACCATTTTTCTGAAATTGAGGCCTGTCCACACAAAAATGAATCAAATTGCATGAATGGTTCTGGCTTTGTAAATATGGACTATGACTCTAGTGATGAACAG GGAGATGATGAATTCGATATTGCCACAGTAGAGGAAAAG GATGATGAGACAACCTTAGCGGAGGAAGAGGAATTGGCAAAGGCAGATTCAAGTGAGCCTGCAGATGAG ATTTCCTTACTGCAGAAGGAAAGCGAAGTTCCTCTAGAAGAATTGCTTGCAAGATATAATATG GATTTTGCCAACCATGATTCTACTAATGATGAGTCAGATTCTCTCTCTGATAACTCTGACGTTGAGAGTTCTCCAGTAGTTAAAAAGCTTGAACGGGGGGTACGTGATAATGTTTTAGTTGAAGGGGATATATTTCTTGAGGCAAAACCGGCTTCAACCTCCTCCCCAGAAGCAGTTAATTCGTCACAATTAATTGAGCCTGAGGAAGAGAGTCAGAGAGATGCTAGAATTGCTGATGCAGCCGCCGCCGCTAGGTCGGCACAGCCAACAGGGAACACTTTCTCGACGACTAATGTGCGAACAAAGTACCCCTTTCTTATGAAGCACTCTCTGCGGGAGTATCAGCACATTGGTCTTGACTGGCTAGTGACCATGTATGAGAAAAGACTCAATGGGATTCTTGCTGATGAGATGGGTCTCGGAAAGACCATCATGACAATCGCATTACTCGCCCACCTGGCATGTGAGAAGGGCATATGGGGTCCCCATCTCATCGTGGTACCCACCAGTGTCATGTTAAACTGGGAAACCGAGTTTCTGAAATGGTGTCCTGCTTTTAAGATTTTAACTTACTTTGGGGGTGCCAAGGAACGCAAATATAAGAGGCAAGGTTGGATGAAGCCCAACTCTTTCCATGTTTGCATAACTACTTACAGGCTTGTTATCCAGGATTCAAAATGTTTCAAGCGCAAGAAATGGAAATATCTGATATTAGATGAGGCTCATCTTATAAAGAACTGGAAATCTCAGCGGTGGCAAACTCttttaaactttaattcaaaacGACGCATATTACTTACTGGTACTCCATTGCAGAACGATTTAATGGAGTTGTGGTCTCTAATGCATTTTTTGATGCCCCACATCTTTCAGTCTCACCAGGAATTTAAGGACTGGTTTTGTAATCCAATATCAGGCATGGTGGACGGTCAAGAAAAGGTGAACAAAGAAGTGGTTGATCGCCTACATAATGTCTTGCGGCCATTTTTACTCCGTCGATTGAAAAGAGACGTTGAGACACAACTTCCTATGAAAAAAGAGCATGTTATATATTGCAGACTCTCAAAACGGCAAAGGAATTTGTATGAAGATTTCATTGCTAGTGCAGAAACACAAGCTACTTTAGCTAATTCAAACTTCATTGGTATGTTGAGTGTTATAATGCAGCTTCGCAAAGTTTGCAATCATCCTGATTTGTTTGAAGGCCGTCCCATTGTAAGTTCTTTTGACATGGTGGGGCTTGAGATGCAGATGAGCGCTAATGTGTGCTCACTACTTTCCTCCCATCCATTTTCTTCTCCAGATCTTTCAGGTTTAGGGTTTGTATTTACACATCTTGATTTCACCATGACATCTTGGGAGAGTGATGCAGTTCAGTCTATTGCCACTCCCTCTAGATTAATTGAATCTCGTGCCAGCTCTAATATGCTTGACTTGGTAAGGCCTAGCTTTAAGTATGGGAAGAAGTGTCCTGGATCAAACATCTTCGAAGAAATACGGAATGCAATCTTTGAGGAGAGATTAAACGAAGTAAAACAACGTGCATCTGCCATTGCCTGGTGGAACTCATTGAGGTGTCGGAAAAAACCCGTTTACTCAACAACTTTGCGTAAACTTCTGACTATAAAGCATCCCGTACAACTCCATAAGGAAAATTCAGTGTCATATGATTTCTCTTCAAAGCTTGCTGACATTGTTTTGTCACCCGTGGAACGTTTCCAGAAGATGATAGATCAGGTCGAGGCTTTCATGTTTGCTATCCCAGCAGCTCGAGCTCCTCCCCCTGCTTGTTGGTGCAGTAAATCCGAGACTTCTATTTTGATTGACCCTGTCTATAAGGAACAATGCTCTAAGATCATATTGCCTCTTTTGACTCCTATACGACCTGCTATTGTTAGGAGGCAGTTATTTTTCCCAGACAGGCGCTTGATCCAGTTTGATTGTGGAAAGCTCCAGCAACTTGCTGTTTTGCTCAGGAGATTGAAATCAGAGGGTCACAGAGCGTTGGTATTCACTCAGATGACAAAGATGCTTGACATATTGGAAGCTTTTATAAATTTGTATGGGTATACATACGTGCGTTTGGATGGGTCCACACAACCCGAGGAGAGACAAACGTTGATGCAGCGGTTTAATACTAACCCGAAGATATTTTTATTTATCTTGTCTACTCGTAGTGGAGGTGTTGGGATTAACCTTGTTGGGGCAGACACTGTAATATTCTATGATAGTGACTGGAATCCCGCTATGGATCAGCAAGCTCAAGACCGTTGTCATCGCATTGGACAAACTCGTGAAGTCCATATATATCGTTTAGTCAGTGAGAGTACCATTGAAGAGAACATCTTAAAGAAAGCAAATCAGAAACGAGCTCTTGATGACCTAGTAATTCAAAGTGGTGGGTACAACACTGAGTTTTTCAAGAAACTTGATCCAATGGAACTGTTCTCTGGTCACAAAATTGCTCCCGTTAGAGATGTAGGGAAAGGAAAGGAAGGTGATGGGGGTGAGGTTCTTGTTTCTAACGCTGACATAGAGGCTGCTCTGAGAAATGCTGAAGACGAGGCTGATTACATGGCTCTAAAGaaagttgaagaggaagaggctgTTGAAAACCAAGAATTTACAGAGGAAGCCATTGGAAAATTGGAAGATGAGGACTTCGCAAATGAAGATGCTACTAAAATTGACGAATCTGTAGATCAGGGTGCCTTGATTGTTGCTTCAAACAGTGCAATGGAttcaagaacaaatgatttagaGGGAGAGAAGGCTCTTACTTTGGCTTGCAATGAAGATGATGTTGACATGATAGCAGATGTCAAACAAATGGCGGAGGCAGCTGCAGCTGCTGGACAAGAAGTCTTGTCATTCGAGAATCAATTACGTCCTATAGATAGGTATGCGATTCGTTTCTTGGAGCTTTGGGACCCAATAATCGATAAAAATGCGGTTGAGCATCAAGCTCAGTTTGAAGAGAGAGAATGGGAATTGGAGAAAATTGAGAGGTTAAAAGAGGATATGGAGGCAGagattgatgatgaggatgaaccTCTGGTTTATGAGA AATGGGATGCTGAGTTTGCTACCCAAGCATATCACCAGCAAGTTGAGGCTTTAGCTCAGCATCAG TTGATGGAAGAAATGGAAATCAAGGCCAAGGAGATGGAAAATGAGAACGTTGATGATGATTATCTAATGAA GAATCAAGCCTCTAGCAGTTCTAAAAGAAAGAACAAGAAAAAGAAAACGAAGAAAGCAAAGTTCAAATCTCTTAAGAAGGGATCTCTTGCTTCTGCAACCAAAGTTTTCCACGAAGAGGATGATGTAGAGTACGTGTCGTCAGACAATGAAGATAAttttcatgaaacaactcctcgCTCGGAGATTTCACCGACTGGTATCATATTACTTAGAAAACGAAAGAAAGACGAGATGGCCCCTGCTGCCGTAGAAgagaaaatcacaaaaatcaaattcAAAAAACCGAAGAAGACTGCTCTTGTGACAAAGCTGGGTCCTACAGAGTCGAATGTGTTGAGCATCTCACATGAAGAATTAAAAGATGCAAGGCCTGTAGAGGATGGGGGAGAAGATCTAGAGCCGAAACTCACCGGCAGGGCCAAGATGGGTGTGAAAATCTTAATTCCTGCTTCGCCGATGAAGAGAATTTATACTATAAAACCTGAGAAGCTGAAGAAAAAAGGAAATATGTGGTCAAGTGATGGTTTCCCGTCGCCCGATTCCTGGTTGCCACAGGAGGATGCAGTATTATGTGCTCTTGTCCATGAATATGGCCCAAATTGGAGCCTGGTAAGCGACGTTATCTATGGAATGACCGCTGGTGGGCTTTACAGAGGAAGATTTCGCCATCCAGTTCTGTGTTGTGAAAGATTTAGAGAACTTGTTCAAAAGTATGTTCATGCTGTGGCCGACACTCCAAATAGTGAAAAACCAAGCACAACCGCCCCTACAAAAGGGCCGCTGAGAGTCACTGAG GATAATATTCGAGTCCTATTGGATGCTGCAATGGAGCAACCAGATCGTGAGTTACTTCTTCAGAGACACTTTACTGCCTTGTTGACTTCTGTTTGGAGGATGACATCCTCCCTTAACCAGCAAAGGAATCGTTCAATTACCCCTAACCACCTTTCTCCAAGTATAAGGTTGTTTGGTACATCTGTCAACCCGAATGCCCAAACTCCAGCCATTGGGGGATCTAAAAAGAGCTTCAATCGGAGTCATGTTAAACTGATTACTACAGCATTGCACGATGCTGAAAATTTGGGTCCAGACGGGCCGGTTTCCAACCTGATGGAAGAGGATCCGCCTACCATTGAGAAGTTGGATGTGGTGGTAGAATTtggaaaggaggaaagtgagATGGGTGACTTGACCGTTGGTTTTCCGTCGATGGTATCATTGTCAATATCAAATTTAGAGGCTTTGTCGCCTTTGAAGATAGCATCTAAAGAAAATCAACTTAGGTTCTCACAACAGTTGGCTGAGAGTCGTTTGAG AGATTCCTCAACTGCCTGCCTTCATGGTGTCCTTGGCTGGGCATCGTCTGTATTTCCAATAATCGAGCATCGGTCACGCTCATCATTCAAGTCTCCCTCATCGGGAAAGCATAAGCTGGGTGTTGGTGAATCTAGCCGATCATCAAAGTCAAAGGTCAGAAAACTTATGGGAGAACAACCCGATACTAATTTAGCATTATCCGACCTATCACTTCAGTTACTGCCTTCGCTTTCAGAGAAGAACCCAACTTCTACTTCTGGGTCATATATTACCCAACCTCTCGATGGCTCTTTTGAGAATTTGTTAAATGATATTCCAATTGGCCTTGATGATACGGACAATCCTGAAATGGTCCCTCATTGCTATAATCCCGATTTTCTCTCCGGCCTTGATGATTGCTCTTTGCTTGAATCTATGGATATTGGGTAA
- the LOC141604721 gene encoding uncharacterized protein LOC141604721 has product MSTLLSSLVLNPATLTRGLSLYNPRLFTRSLPHSYSLIRRRSSVTMASSSPEKLTAPYGSWKSPITADVISGGQKRLGGFSVDGSGRLVWLESRPNEAGRYVLVKEPEDLGAEPVDITPKDFSVRTRAQEYGGGAFTISGNTIVFSNYKDQRLYQQTISHGDSSPSPITPDYGGPLVCYADGVFDSRFPRYITVMEDQRESTLNPTTSIAAINLGRDEILIQEPRVIVGGNDFYAFPRLDAKGERMAWIEWGHPNMPWDKSELWVGYISENGDVYKRICVCGGDSNIVESPTEPKWTSKGDLFFVTDRKNGFWNLYKWIESKNEVIALYPMEAEFSSPLWVFGTSSYEILDNNEQRNLIACTYRKKGRSYLGVLDDAQSRLTVLDTPFTDISNIVMGPNCLYIEGGSALNPSSVAKVILDDQKSKAVNFKVMWSSSPDSAKFESYFSLPELIEFPTEVPGQVAYAYFYPPSNPTYEAGSEDKPPLLLKSHGGPTAETNGVLNLSIQYWTSRGWAVVDVNYGGSTGYGREYRERLLGQWGIIDVNDCCSCAKFLADNGKVDTDRLCITGGSAGGYTTLAALAFKETFKAGASLYGVADLNSLRAETHKFESRYIDNLVGTEEAYVERSPINSVDKFSCPIILFQGLEDKVVPPDQARVIYKALKEKGLPVALVEYEGEQHGFRKAENIKFTIEQQMVFFARTIGNFKVADDIVPINIDNFD; this is encoded by the exons ATGTCAACACTATTATCATCACTCGTACTAAACCCCGCTACTCTAACCCGCGGACTCTCTCTCTACAACCCACGCTTATTCACTCGCTCTCTTCCACATTCCTATTCTCTCATCCGTCGCCGAAGCTCCGTAACAATGGCGTCCTCTTCGCCGGAAAAGTTGACGGCGCCGTACGGTTCCTGGAAATCTCCGATCACCGCTGACGTCATCTCCGGTGGTCAAAAACGTCTTGGTGGATTCTCGGTTGACGGTTCCGGACGGCTTGTTTGGCTCGAGTCTAGGCCTAATGAGGCCGG ACGATATGTCCTTGTTAAAGAACCTGAGGATCTTGGAGCAGAACCAGTAGATATAACCCCTAAAGACTTCTCAGTTCGAACACGTGCTCAGGAATATGGAGGTGGTGCTTTTACAATTTCAGGAAATACTATAGTATTCTCCAACTACAAGGATCAGAGGCTCTATCAGCAGACAATTTCTCATGGAG ATTCTTCTCCGTCTCCAATCACTCCAGATTATGGCGGACCACTTGTATGTTATGCTGATGGAGTTTTTGATTCCCGCTTCCCTCGTTACATTACTGTTATGGAAG ATCAGCGTGAAAGTACGTTGAATCCAACCACCTCTATTGCAGCAATAAACCTTGGACGTGATGAGATACTAATACAAG AACCAAGAGTTATTGTTGGCGGAAACGATTTCTATGCTTTCCCTCGCTTAGATGCCAAAGGGGAGCGAATGGCGTGGATTGAATGGGGTCACCCAAACATGCCATGGGACAAATCAGAGCTTTGGGTCGGCTACATATCTGAGAATGG AGATGTGTACAAGCGCATCTGTGTTTGTGGCGGGGACTCTAACATTGTCGAGTCTCCAACTGAACCCAAGTGGACATCTAAAG GGGATTTATTTTTCGTTACTGACCGTAAAAATGGGTTCTGGAATCTCTACAAATGG ATTGAATCTAAAAATGAGGTTATAGCTCTTTATCCCATGGAAGCTGAATTTTCGAGCCCTTTGTGGGTTTTCGGCACGAGCTCTTATGAAATCTTGGATAATAATGAGCAAAGAAACTTGATTGCTTGTACCTATAG GAAGAAAGGAAGGTCATATCTTGGAGTCCTTGACGATGCTCAGAGCCGTTTGACTGTCCTCGACACTCCTTTCACAGATATAAGCAATATT GTAATGGGTCCCAATTGCTTGTATATTGAGGGTGGATCTGCTTTGAATCCTTCATCGGTGGCAAAG GTGATTTTAGACGATCAGAAATCAAAAGCAGTGAACTTTAAAGTTATGTGGTCGTCATCACCAGATAGTGCAAAGTTTGAGTCTTATTTCAGCTTGCCAGAGCTGATTGAATTTCCAACAGAAGTACCTGGACAAGTTGCCTATGCATATTTCTATCCTCCCTCCAACCCTACTTACGAAGCTGGTTCTGAGGACAAGCCGCCATTGCTGCTGAAAAGTCATG GAGGACCCACCGCGGAAACCAATGGAGTTCTTAATCTTAGCATACAATACTGGACTAGTCGTGGTTGGGCAGTTGTGGATGTAAATTACGGTGGAAGCACAG GGTATGGAAGAGAATATCGTGAACGTCTATTGGGGCAGTGGGGTATCATTGATGTTAATGATTGTTGCAGCTGTGCTAAATTCCtg GCTGACAACGGAAAAGTGGATACTGACCGGCTCTGTATAACTGGCGGTTCTGCGGGTGGATATACAACTTTAGCTGCTCTTGCTTTCAAGGAGACTTTCAAAGCAGGGGCTTCCTTGTATGGT GTGGCAGATTTAAACTCTCTAAGAGCTGAAACACACAAATTTGAATCACGTTACATTGACAACCTTGTTG GGACTGAAGAAGCTTATGTTGAGCGATCACCCATCAACTCTGTTGATAAGTTTTCTTGTCCTATTATTTTATTCCAAGGACTGGAAGACAAG GTTGTACCCCCTGATCAAGCTCGTGTAATCTACAAAGCATTGAAGGAAAAGGGTTTGCCTGTTGCCCTTGTGGAATATGAAGGTGAACAGCATGGTTTTCGAAAG GCCGAGAATATCAAGTTCACGATTGAACAACAAATGGTCTTCTTTGCCCGTACAATAGGGAACTTCAAAGTGGCTGATGATATTGTACCAATCAATATCGACAATTTTGATTAA